Proteins from a genomic interval of Rhodococcus rhodochrous:
- a CDS encoding nuclear transport factor 2 family protein, translating into MDVQAVAEITRLKYRYARALDTKDWDELAKTLTPDAHAVYGEHLVFDSRDAFIGFLENTLGTRLITEHTCSHPEIDIADDGRTATGVWLLSDTVIIPEDGMLLRGSAYYHDRYSLDDDGCWRISRTGYQRNWETVTCMGDAASVRLTTNRWALLQQPKAS; encoded by the coding sequence ATGGATGTGCAGGCGGTAGCGGAGATCACGCGGCTCAAATACCGTTATGCGCGAGCGCTCGACACGAAGGACTGGGACGAACTGGCGAAGACCCTCACCCCCGACGCACACGCCGTCTACGGGGAGCATCTCGTTTTCGACTCGCGCGACGCCTTCATAGGTTTCCTCGAGAACACGCTGGGAACGCGCTTGATCACGGAGCACACGTGTTCCCATCCCGAGATCGACATCGCCGACGACGGCCGCACCGCCACCGGGGTGTGGTTGCTGTCCGACACCGTGATCATCCCCGAGGACGGGATGTTGTTGCGCGGATCGGCCTACTACCACGATCGATACAGTCTCGACGACGACGGATGCTGGCGTATCAGCCGCACCGGTTACCAGCGGAACTGGGAGACGGTCACATGCATGGGCGACGCGGCCTCGGTACGGTTGACGACCAATCGATGGGCGCTGCTGCAGCAACCGAAAGCGTCCTGA
- a CDS encoding TetR/AcrR family transcriptional regulator, whose product MTEVPAPRRRGRPRDADLEDRVFDAVLEVYSETSWRGFTLDAVGRRARVGRAALYRRWSSKDDLLVQALEARSPLPVPIDTGALRSDLVELARQLLRGYRTTPGLVSLRVALDARANPELLARLIHTLNRSRVLAARTIVHRAVERGELPADTSATLLLEMVTGTVLSHALFALTTPDQSVDDDYAELVVDATIRALRRPES is encoded by the coding sequence GTGACCGAAGTACCCGCCCCGCGCCGCCGCGGCCGACCCCGCGACGCCGACCTCGAGGACCGCGTGTTCGACGCCGTGCTCGAGGTGTATTCCGAGACGAGCTGGCGTGGCTTCACGCTCGACGCGGTCGGGCGACGCGCGCGGGTGGGCCGCGCCGCCCTCTACCGCCGCTGGTCGAGCAAGGACGACCTGCTGGTCCAGGCCCTCGAAGCGCGCAGCCCACTGCCCGTGCCGATCGACACCGGCGCGCTCCGATCAGATCTCGTCGAACTCGCCCGGCAGCTGTTGCGCGGTTACCGGACCACCCCCGGTCTGGTGAGCCTGCGCGTCGCGCTCGACGCCCGCGCCAATCCCGAACTGCTCGCCCGGCTGATCCACACCCTCAACCGCAGCCGCGTACTCGCGGCACGCACGATCGTGCACCGCGCCGTCGAGCGCGGCGAACTCCCCGCCGACACCTCGGCGACGTTGCTGCTCGAGATGGTCACCGGCACCGTGCTCAGTCACGCCCTGTTCGCGTTGACGACACCGGACCAGAGCGTCGACGACGACTACGCCGAACTCGTCGTCGACGCGACGATCCGCGCGTTGCGCCGTCCCGAGTCGTGA
- a CDS encoding acetyl-CoA acetyltransferase: MTDPTRVPVVIGVGDLRSGRAGAPADPREPLDLIHEATLAAIADSGADLATRIDTIHAIKTASWNYDDLPGLLAERLGAAPEHTSTTPIGGHWPAALLDRIGHDIAAGTSTVALLVGGEAQASATNSYKVGTDPVTLGWTTAPGGPAPISNEDLGSPAMQRAGMIVPTRVYPLFENRLSHDLGHSREKSLDWSATLYAAFSQFAAENPASWNPERRTADDIRTVAGKNRLVTDPYPLLVNAMPFVDQAAAVVVTSLAVARELGVPDDHLLYVWGGAGATEPSDVLARGDFGRSAALDDALRRTLSATDLRPGDFDIIDAYSCFPVVPKLLIEQLGLPRDTVPSVTGGHSFFGGPLNSYTLHSVVSVAKRLRQDGELALVHGNGGYLTYQHVVVLGCAPHTDGYVGDPEHVLLEPSAPETATDYSGEVQIVTATAEFGRDGNPSVGFLVGLTPDGRRVSGQTDATGAAVLAAGADIVGETVHVTDNGGTLTVTRIEHLSPEESQS; this comes from the coding sequence ATGACCGACCCCACTCGGGTGCCCGTCGTGATCGGCGTCGGCGACCTGCGCTCCGGCCGTGCCGGTGCGCCCGCCGACCCGCGTGAACCGCTCGACCTCATCCACGAGGCCACCCTCGCTGCGATCGCCGACTCCGGCGCCGATCTCGCCACGCGGATCGACACCATCCACGCGATCAAGACCGCGAGCTGGAACTACGACGACCTGCCGGGCCTGCTCGCCGAACGTCTCGGCGCGGCGCCCGAACACACGTCGACCACGCCGATCGGCGGCCACTGGCCGGCGGCCCTGCTCGACCGCATCGGCCACGACATCGCCGCGGGCACCAGCACCGTCGCGCTGCTCGTCGGCGGCGAGGCGCAGGCCTCGGCGACCAACTCGTACAAGGTCGGAACGGATCCGGTCACGCTCGGATGGACCACCGCCCCGGGCGGCCCCGCGCCGATCAGCAACGAGGATCTCGGCAGCCCCGCCATGCAGCGCGCCGGCATGATCGTCCCCACGCGGGTCTACCCGCTGTTCGAGAACCGGCTCAGCCACGATCTCGGGCACTCGCGCGAGAAGTCGCTCGACTGGTCGGCGACGTTGTACGCCGCCTTCTCGCAGTTCGCCGCCGAGAACCCGGCGTCCTGGAACCCCGAGCGCCGCACCGCCGACGACATCCGCACCGTCGCCGGTAAGAACCGCCTCGTCACCGATCCGTACCCACTGCTGGTCAACGCGATGCCGTTCGTCGACCAGGCCGCTGCCGTGGTCGTCACCTCGCTCGCCGTGGCCCGCGAACTCGGCGTCCCCGACGACCACCTGCTCTACGTGTGGGGCGGCGCCGGCGCGACCGAGCCCTCGGACGTGCTCGCCCGCGGCGACTTCGGACGCTCCGCCGCACTCGACGATGCGCTGCGGCGCACGCTGTCGGCGACCGACCTGCGTCCCGGCGACTTCGACATCATCGACGCCTACAGCTGCTTCCCCGTGGTCCCGAAGCTGCTCATCGAGCAGCTCGGCCTCCCCCGCGACACCGTCCCGTCGGTGACCGGCGGCCACTCCTTCTTCGGCGGCCCGCTCAACAGCTACACGCTGCACTCGGTGGTGTCGGTGGCCAAGCGGCTGCGCCAGGACGGCGAGCTCGCCCTCGTGCACGGCAACGGCGGCTACCTGACCTACCAGCACGTCGTGGTCCTCGGCTGCGCACCGCACACCGACGGCTACGTCGGCGACCCCGAGCACGTGCTGCTCGAGCCGTCCGCGCCGGAGACCGCCACCGATTACAGCGGCGAGGTCCAGATCGTCACCGCCACGGCCGAATTCGGTCGCGACGGCAACCCGTCGGTCGGTTTCCTCGTCGGCCTCACCCCCGACGGCCGGCGTGTCTCCGGCCAGACCGACGCCACCGGCGCCGCGGTCCTCGCCGCCGGTGCCGACATCGTCGGCGAGACCGTCCACGTCACCGACAACGGCGGCACTCTCACCGTCACCCGCATCGAGCACCTGTCCCCCGAGGAGTCCCAGTCGTGA
- a CDS encoding peptide chain release factor 3: MSTPHASADSQSTGTTEPAQSSGTAKPGSAKEVRAEAERRRTFAVISHPDAGKSTLTEALALHAKVISEAGAVHGKAGRKSTVSDWMEMEKARGISVSSTALQFNYTRSDVAGTDDEVVNVVNLVDTPGHSDFSEDTYRVLTAVDAAVMLIDAAKGLEPQTLKLFQVCRHRGIPVVTVINKWDRPGRTPLELLDEIDERIGLMPTPLFWPVGIAGDFRGLLRRGEDGDAAEYIKFTRTAGGAKIAPEEHLSPDEALALEGDTWVEAAEESELLSANGQDHDQELFLAGQTSPVIFASAMLNFGVRQILDTLVTLAPPPRARLAIDETAREVDDPFSAVVFKVQAGMDTAHRDRLAFMRVVSGVFERGMVVTHAQTGKPFATKYALTVFGRERSTVENAYPGDVVGLVNATALAPGHTLYVDKKVEFPPIPSFAPEHFAILRAESASKYKQFRKAVDQLDSEGVVQILRNDVRGDASPVMAAVGPMQFEVVAARMKAEYNVDPKIEHLGYSLARRTDAASADELNRQRGVEVFTRSDGVLLALVSDKWRLQYILKELPELTLEPLVAATD; the protein is encoded by the coding sequence TTGAGCACCCCGCACGCTTCGGCCGACAGTCAATCCACCGGCACGACGGAGCCTGCGCAGTCCTCCGGCACCGCGAAGCCCGGGTCCGCGAAGGAGGTCAGAGCCGAAGCCGAGCGCAGACGCACCTTCGCCGTCATCTCCCACCCCGACGCCGGTAAGTCGACGCTCACCGAGGCGCTCGCCCTGCACGCGAAGGTCATCTCGGAGGCCGGCGCGGTCCACGGCAAGGCGGGCCGCAAGTCGACGGTCTCCGACTGGATGGAGATGGAGAAGGCCCGCGGCATCTCCGTCAGCTCCACGGCCCTGCAGTTCAACTACACCCGCTCGGACGTCGCGGGCACCGACGACGAGGTCGTCAACGTCGTCAATCTCGTCGACACCCCCGGTCACTCCGACTTCTCGGAGGACACCTACCGCGTCCTCACCGCCGTCGACGCCGCCGTCATGCTCATCGACGCGGCGAAGGGTCTCGAGCCGCAAACCCTGAAGCTGTTCCAGGTGTGCCGCCACCGGGGCATCCCCGTGGTCACCGTCATCAACAAGTGGGACCGACCGGGCCGGACGCCGCTGGAACTGCTCGACGAGATCGACGAGCGCATCGGCCTGATGCCGACTCCCCTGTTCTGGCCCGTGGGCATCGCCGGCGACTTCCGCGGTCTGCTGCGTCGCGGCGAGGACGGAGACGCGGCCGAGTACATCAAGTTCACCCGCACGGCCGGCGGCGCCAAGATCGCCCCCGAGGAGCATCTGTCCCCCGACGAGGCGCTCGCCCTCGAGGGCGACACCTGGGTCGAGGCCGCCGAGGAGTCCGAACTGCTGTCGGCCAACGGCCAGGACCACGATCAGGAATTGTTCCTCGCCGGGCAGACCTCGCCGGTGATCTTCGCGTCGGCGATGCTCAACTTCGGTGTGCGGCAGATCCTCGACACCCTGGTCACGCTCGCACCGCCGCCGCGGGCCCGTCTCGCGATCGACGAGACCGCTCGCGAGGTCGACGATCCGTTCAGCGCCGTCGTGTTCAAGGTGCAGGCCGGCATGGACACCGCCCACCGCGACCGGCTCGCGTTCATGCGTGTCGTCTCGGGTGTGTTCGAGCGCGGCATGGTCGTCACGCACGCGCAGACCGGTAAGCCCTTCGCCACCAAGTACGCGCTGACGGTCTTCGGCCGCGAACGCTCCACGGTGGAGAACGCCTATCCCGGCGACGTCGTCGGCCTGGTCAACGCGACCGCGCTGGCGCCGGGCCACACCCTCTACGTCGACAAGAAGGTGGAGTTCCCGCCCATCCCGTCGTTCGCGCCCGAGCACTTCGCGATCCTGCGGGCCGAGAGTGCCTCGAAGTACAAGCAGTTCCGCAAGGCCGTGGACCAGCTCGACTCCGAGGGCGTCGTGCAGATCCTCCGCAACGACGTCCGCGGCGACGCGTCGCCGGTGATGGCAGCCGTGGGTCCGATGCAGTTCGAGGTGGTCGCGGCGCGGATGAAGGCCGAGTACAACGTCGACCCGAAGATCGAGCATCTCGGCTACTCGCTCGCGCGTCGCACCGATGCGGCTTCGGCCGACGAACTGAACCGCCAGCGCGGCGTCGAGGTGTTCACCCGGTCGGACGGCGTGCTCCTCGCTCTCGTCAGCGACAAGTGGCGGCTGCAGTACATCCTCAAGGAGCTGCCGGAGCTGACTCTCGAACCGTTGGTCGCAGCGACCGACTGA
- a CDS encoding pyridoxine/pyridoxamine 5'-phosphate oxidase, with amino-acid sequence MSEIARRSEFPDVRGWIRALPTLTASAPPFEPAATPQETFLRWLTEAAEAGVAEPHAATLATVDPSGTPDARTLLIKDVTDDGWWFSGDDRSPKGRQLDTTPAAALTVYWRELGRQIRVRGPVLVGPPEVCARDFRERSIFARAVASTGHQSEVLTDPGEYDDLVRERLTALEHDPDLVSSHWTAWCVAAETVEFWQADPGRRHLRYRYRRVGDRWVTEELHP; translated from the coding sequence ATGAGCGAGATCGCGCGTCGCAGTGAGTTTCCCGATGTCCGTGGCTGGATCCGAGCCCTACCCACCCTCACGGCGTCCGCGCCGCCGTTCGAACCGGCCGCGACGCCGCAGGAGACCTTCCTCCGGTGGCTCACCGAGGCGGCCGAGGCCGGCGTCGCCGAGCCGCACGCCGCGACCCTGGCGACCGTCGACCCATCCGGGACGCCCGACGCGCGCACGCTGCTGATCAAGGACGTCACCGACGACGGCTGGTGGTTCTCCGGCGACGACCGTTCCCCGAAGGGCCGCCAGCTCGACACGACACCGGCCGCCGCGCTCACCGTGTACTGGCGCGAACTCGGCCGGCAGATCCGCGTGCGCGGGCCCGTCCTGGTCGGCCCACCCGAGGTGTGTGCCCGCGACTTCCGGGAACGGTCGATCTTCGCCCGCGCGGTCGCGTCCACGGGACACCAGAGCGAGGTCCTCACCGATCCCGGCGAGTACGACGACCTCGTGCGGGAACGCCTGACCGCGCTCGAACACGATCCGGACCTCGTCTCGTCACACTGGACGGCGTGGTGCGTCGCCGCCGAGACCGTGGAGTTCTGGCAGGCGGACCCGGGCAGGCGGCACCTGCGGTATCGCTACCGGCGGGTGGGGGATCGGTGGGTCACCGAGGAACTTCATCCGTGA
- a CDS encoding VOC family protein: MVPEGSADFPRSGGAADFPRSGALPYLTVPRAHEAIEWYTRVFGASLTADPVVMDDGRVGHAELRFPSGMVYLADEFPELGLTAPQEGAVSVSLMLEVADTDTVLTRARLAGGSVERWINEAHGHRNATLLDPFGHRWMLVGPLTGKLPPPRE, translated from the coding sequence ATGGTCCCGGAAGGCTCCGCCGATTTCCCCCGTTCGGGAGGCGCCGCCGATTTTCCCCGCTCAGGGGCGCTGCCCTACCTGACGGTGCCGCGGGCCCACGAGGCGATCGAGTGGTACACCCGGGTCTTCGGAGCCTCGCTGACCGCCGATCCGGTCGTCATGGACGACGGTCGCGTCGGGCACGCCGAACTGCGGTTCCCCAGCGGAATGGTCTATCTCGCAGACGAATTCCCCGAACTCGGACTCACCGCGCCGCAGGAGGGGGCGGTCTCGGTGAGCCTGATGCTCGAGGTGGCCGACACCGACACGGTGCTCACCCGCGCCCGTCTGGCCGGCGGTTCGGTCGAGAGGTGGATCAACGAGGCCCACGGCCATCGCAACGCCACCCTCCTCGATCCCTTCGGGCATCGCTGGATGCTCGTCGGCCCGTTGACCGGCAAGCTGCCGCCCCCTCGGGAGTGA
- a CDS encoding enoyl-CoA hydratase/isomerase family protein, translating into MNESFIRTRVANGVGEVQLDRPGALNALDRSMIRDVRSSLLAWRDDPAVTAVLVTSTSDRAFCAGGDVKPVREVALEGRFDTVREYFADEYRLDELVATYPKPYLALLDGVTMGGGLGISVHGAVRVTTEKTTMAMPETAIGFVPDIGSSHFLPRLRGTTARCDAVGMYLGLTGARIDAGDALAVGLATHYVPSARIDDFADRIRAGQWRDALDEFVEPAPESSLAQRFPDIETVFGDGTVLDMATRLDSLADIDAEWAEQTRTALRSLSPTSVWATAELMRRGAESTLEECFAHELDVAVRVAATPDFIEGVRAVLVDKTRDPQWSPATLEDVDPAAIAALFGDG; encoded by the coding sequence GTGAACGAGTCCTTCATCCGCACACGCGTCGCCAACGGAGTCGGCGAAGTGCAACTCGACCGTCCCGGTGCGCTCAACGCGCTCGACCGGTCGATGATCCGCGACGTCCGTTCGTCGCTTCTCGCCTGGCGCGACGACCCGGCTGTGACGGCCGTGCTCGTCACCAGCACGTCCGACCGCGCGTTCTGCGCCGGTGGCGACGTCAAGCCGGTGCGCGAGGTGGCCCTCGAGGGACGCTTCGACACCGTCCGGGAGTACTTCGCCGACGAGTACCGCCTCGACGAACTGGTCGCCACCTACCCGAAGCCCTACCTTGCGCTCCTCGACGGCGTCACGATGGGCGGTGGCCTCGGTATCTCGGTGCACGGCGCGGTGCGCGTCACCACCGAGAAGACCACGATGGCCATGCCCGAGACGGCCATCGGGTTCGTTCCCGACATCGGGTCGAGCCACTTCCTCCCGCGCCTGCGCGGCACCACCGCGCGGTGCGATGCGGTGGGGATGTATCTCGGACTCACCGGCGCCCGCATCGATGCGGGCGACGCGCTGGCCGTCGGCCTGGCCACGCACTACGTGCCCAGCGCCCGCATCGACGACTTCGCCGACCGCATCCGCGCCGGGCAGTGGCGCGACGCCCTCGACGAGTTCGTCGAACCGGCCCCCGAATCCTCCCTGGCGCAGCGTTTCCCCGACATCGAGACGGTGTTCGGCGACGGCACGGTGCTCGACATGGCGACCCGCCTCGACAGCCTCGCCGACATCGACGCCGAGTGGGCCGAGCAGACCCGCACGGCCCTGCGGTCGTTGTCGCCGACGAGCGTGTGGGCCACGGCCGAACTGATGCGACGCGGTGCCGAGAGCACGCTCGAGGAATGCTTCGCCCACGAACTCGACGTCGCCGTGCGCGTCGCCGCGACGCCGGACTTCATCGAAGGTGTGCGCGCCGTGCTCGTCGACAAGACCCGCGACCCGCAGTGGTCGCCCGCGACGCTCGAGGACGTCGATCCGGCGGCGATCGCCGCACTGTTCGGCGACGGATAA